The following proteins are co-located in the Triplophysa dalaica isolate WHDGS20190420 chromosome 2, ASM1584641v1, whole genome shotgun sequence genome:
- the LOC130437034 gene encoding NACHT, LRR and PYD domains-containing protein 3-like yields MSHIRRARSLHIMCHIPVFCWITANVLQKVLETEPEQISSSLTEMYTRFLLIQINENKRKYLPGIKQDNLPNLHDSDVETVLILGRLAFENLLKSNLLFSEKELRTFGIDVNEPSVWSAVCTQILIKEDSMFSESKYSFVHLSFQEYLAALFVYHTSVVKKVNLLKTPRKQQYTFYDDYGDEYDLPGHEDQKTASVEEESLHDFQRCAIDVALESTSGHLDLFLRFLLGISHDCCQTLLKSFQLTADRGQLDYQKTTEYIRTKLKEEDNRKTPSAERCINLLFCLMELGDHSMIEEIQSFTISELQRGQKLTAAQCSTLAYIIQMSEEVLEELDLSKYNTTDEGRQRLVPAVRNCRKAILSACTLTQKCCEVITSALLKPQNSVLEELDISWQCLRDLSPLCRGLESPYCRLQSVNFSHTNLEKRGTYLLQSALFGPQIQPQTLRVFSCGLKDDCTNTLALALESSESRLTELNVGYNNFTTDGVERISRGVLSPSCELMKLCMSGCQVSVESCKLLSLALEDSFLVDLDLSSSWIGDAGLKQLCAGLSSPRCQLQILRLRDCALSGFSCLYLAVALSCFSVLRELDLSNNDLRDSGVKLISAGLQNSILRRLGLSGCMVTDEGCCNLASALSSNPSHLRELDLSYNHPGYLGVQKLSDRRDDTHCALEILRLDHVGPLRIIRGLWKYHHELTLNPMTTDSALTMSSDNKGVVRLPEGHFLSYDSDSESDSAKEKSWCKAFCREMLSGGRFYWQVDWKGFMVSIGVKFKTKVMSFTKKVLHLCCSSGQYVAVHEDKFQTRSIAIGVMPKSSTVGVFLDCAGGTLSFYSILPRGPVHLHTFHTAFNDPVSPYFDLNATDLEIQPSSVIIHTLDPSSVVRTYMLLLPKVKEAFEWLSFDPFSRRSAWR; encoded by the exons ATGTCACACATTAGAAGAGCGAGAAGCCtccacatcatgtgtcacataccAGTCTTCTGTTGGATCACTGCAAACGTTTTACAGAAAGTGCTGGAAACAGAACCTGAGCAGATCTCTTCCTCTCTGACTGAGATGTACACACGCTTCCTTCTCATCCAGATCAATGAAAATAAGAGGAAATACCTGCCTGGAATCAAACAAGATAATCTACCTAACCTGCACGACTCAGATGTGGAGACTGTCCTCATTCTTGGGCGTCTGGCCTTTGAAAACCTGTTAAAGAGCAATCTCTTGTTCAGTGAGAAGGAGCTGAGGACGTTCGGCATTGATGTAAATGAGCCATCCGTGTGGTCTGCCGTCTGCACACAGATACTCATAAAGGAAGATTCCATGTTCTCAGAGAGCAAATACAGCTTTGTGCACCTCAGCTTTCAAGAATATCTGGCGGCGCTCTTTGTGTATCACACAAGTGTTGTGAAGAAAGTCAATCTGCTGAAGACTCCCCGAAAGCAGCAATACACTTTTTATGATGACTATGGCGACGAGTATGATCTACCTGGACATGAAGACCAAAAGACAGCTTCTGTGGAAGAGGAAAGCTTGCATGACTTCCAGAGATGTGCCATCGACGTAGCTCTGGAAAGCACCAGCGGACATCTGGATCTCTTCCTGCGCTTCCTTCTTGGCATCTCCCATGACTGCTGTCAGACATTACTAAAGTCCTTTCAGCTAACGGCGGACAGAGGTCAGCTCGATTATCAGAAGACAACGGAGTACATCAGGACGAAGCTTAAAGAGGAAGACAATCGTAAGACTCCGTCTGCGGAACGATGCATTAACCTCCTCTTCTGTCTGATGGAGCTCGGGGATCACTCCATGATAGAAGAGATTCAGAGTTTTACCATCTCTGAGCTACAGAGGGGACAGAAACTGACCGCTGCCCAATGTTCCACTCTGGCCTACATAATACAGATGTCAGAGGAGGTTCTGGAAGAACTGGACCTAAGTAAATACAACACGACAGACGAGGGCAGGCAGAGACTGGTGCCAGCGGTGAGGAACTGCAGAAAGGCAAT ATTATCAGCGTGCACACTCACACAGAAATGTTGTGAGGTCATCACCTCTGCTCTTCTAAAGCCTCAGAACTCAGTACTGGAAGAATTGGACATCAGTTGGCAGTGTCTGCGTGACCTTTCACCTCTCTGTCGTGGACTGGAGAGTCCCTACTGTAGACTCCAGTCTGTCAACTTCAGTCATACCAACCTGGAGAAAAGAGGAACATATCTTCTTCAATCCGCTCTGTTTGGACCTCAGATTCAACCGCAGACACTGAG AGTGTTTTCTTGCGGCCTCAAAGACGACTGCACCAATACTCTGGCATTAGCACTCGAATCGTCTGAATCCAGACTGACGGAGCTCAATGTTGGCTACAATAACTTCACTACAGATGGAGTCGAGCGAATCTCTCGAGGTGTCTTGAGTCCCAGCTGTGAGCTAATGAAACTCTG TATGTCCGGCTGTCAGGTTAGTGTGGAATCCTGCAAGCTACTGTCTTTGGCTCTGGAAGACTCATTCCTGGTTGATCTGGATCTGAGCAGCAGCTGGATTGGAGATGCAGGACTGAAGCAGCTCTGCGCTGGATTATCGAGTCCTCGCTGTCAGCTGCAGATACTGAG GCTCAGAGACTGTGCGCTCTCAGGATTCTCGTGTCTGTATCTGGCAGTAGCACTGAGCTGCTTCTCTGTCCTGAGAGAGCTTGATCTGAGTAACAATGACCTGagggattcaggagtgaagctgatctctgctGGTCTACAGAACAGTATCCTCAGACGTTTGGG gtTGTCAGGTTGTATGGTGACAGATGAAGGATGTTGTAAtttggcttcagctctgagttCAAACCCGTCACACCTGAGAGAACTCGACCTGAGCTACAATCACCCTGGATATCTAGGCGTTCAAAAGCTCTCTGATAGACGTGATGATACACACTGTGCTCTGGAGATACTCAG ACTGGATCATGTTGGACCTCTTCGAATCATACGGGGCCTCTGGAAAT ACCACCATGAGCTCACACTCAACCCAATGACAACAGACTCAGCTCTGACGATGTCCAGCGACAATAAAGGGGTTGTTCGATTACCTGAGGGCCATTTTCTGTCATACGACTCGGACTCAGAGTCTGACTCGGCGAAAGAAAAGTCCTGGTGTAAAGCGTTCTGCAGAGAAATGCTGTCAGGTGGACGCTTCTACTGGCAGGTGGACTGGAAAGGCTTTATGGTTTCTATTGGAGTGAAGTTCAAGACAAAAGTCATGAGCTTTACTAAAAAGGTTCTACACCTTTGCTGCAGCAGCGGCCAATACGTCGCCGTGCATGAAGACAAGTTCCAGACTAGATCGATAGCAATCGGGGTTATGCCCAAGAGCAGCACAGTCGGGGTGTTTCTGGACTGCGCAGGAGGAACGCTGTCCTTCTACAGCATCCTCCCTCGTGGGCCAGTTCACCTTCACACTTTTCACACAGCGTTCAATGATCCGGTGTCACCCTACTTCGACCTCAATGCCACAGATCTGGAAATCCAACCCTCGTCGGTGATCATTCACACGCTAGATCCGAGTTCTGTCGTACGCACTTACATGTTACTGTTGCCCAAAGTGAAAGAAGCATTTGAATGGCTTTCCTTTGACCCATTCTCACGACGCTCAGCATGGCGCTAA
- the LOC130437959 gene encoding NACHT, LRR and PYD domains-containing protein 3-like isoform X2, translating to MSEFDWLSINPVSSSHPIPDENMEERPERLSDSLSHTASVVASTGGIANVPQVVGCQVTGSVNINITTRVEASVNSEQSQHADSFRVKLSERLKISLKKKFERIHEGLVKRGNQTLLNRIYTQLYITEGERDTVNTEHEVWQIDNVIKKQEDREKPINCNDIFKPLGDQTGHIKTVLTKGIAGIGKTVSVHKFILDWAEGTANQDVDFIFLLPFRELNLIREHRYSLHKLLLDFHPELQDAETRRFMTKVKLCLYSTGWTKVDLT from the exons CTCACACCCAATTCCTGATGAAAACATGGAGGAACGTCCAGAGCGTCTGAGTGATTCTCTGTCTCATACAGCTTCTGTGGTGGCCAGTACCGGTGGCATCGCTAACGTTCCTCAGGTGGTTGGGTGTCAGGTGACAGGATCAGTTAACATCAACATCACAACACGCGTGGAGGCGTCAG TGAACAGCGAGCAGTCTCAACATGCAGATTCATTCAGAG tcAAACTCAGTGAAAGATTGAAAATCAGTTTGAAGAAGAAGTTTGAGAGAATACATGAAGGTCTTGTCAAAAGAGGAAACCAGACTCTCCTGAACAGAATCTACACACAACTTTATATTACAGAGGGAGAAAGAGACACGGTGAACACTGAACATGAGGTCTGGCAGATTGATAACGTCATAAAGAAACAAGAGGACAGAGAAAAACCCATCAACTGCAATGACATCTTCAAACCGTTAGGAGACCAGACCGGTCATATAAAAACAGTTCTTACTAAAGGCATcgctggaattggaaaaacagtctctgtgcacaAGTTCATTCTGGATTGGGCCGAGGGAACAGCCAATCAGGACGTAGATTTCATATTCCTGCTTCCGTTTAGAGAGCTGAACTTGATTCGAGAGCATCGCTACAGTCTTCACAAACTTCTGCTGGACTTTCATCCTGAACTTCAAGATGCTGAAACAAGAAGATTTATGACAAAAGTCAAGTTGTGTTTATATTCGACGGGCTGGACGAAAGTCGACTTAACCTAG
- the LOC130437959 gene encoding NACHT, LRR and PYD domains-containing protein 3-like isoform X1 produces the protein MSEFDWLSINPVSSSHPIPDENMEERPERLSDSLSHTASVVASTGGIANVPQVVGCQVTGSVNINITTRVEASAVNSEQSQHADSFRVKLSERLKISLKKKFERIHEGLVKRGNQTLLNRIYTQLYITEGERDTVNTEHEVWQIDNVIKKQEDREKPINCNDIFKPLGDQTGHIKTVLTKGIAGIGKTVSVHKFILDWAEGTANQDVDFIFLLPFRELNLIREHRYSLHKLLLDFHPELQDAETRRFMTKVKLCLYSTGWTKVDLT, from the exons CTCACACCCAATTCCTGATGAAAACATGGAGGAACGTCCAGAGCGTCTGAGTGATTCTCTGTCTCATACAGCTTCTGTGGTGGCCAGTACCGGTGGCATCGCTAACGTTCCTCAGGTGGTTGGGTGTCAGGTGACAGGATCAGTTAACATCAACATCACAACACGCGTGGAGGCGTCAG CAGTGAACAGCGAGCAGTCTCAACATGCAGATTCATTCAGAG tcAAACTCAGTGAAAGATTGAAAATCAGTTTGAAGAAGAAGTTTGAGAGAATACATGAAGGTCTTGTCAAAAGAGGAAACCAGACTCTCCTGAACAGAATCTACACACAACTTTATATTACAGAGGGAGAAAGAGACACGGTGAACACTGAACATGAGGTCTGGCAGATTGATAACGTCATAAAGAAACAAGAGGACAGAGAAAAACCCATCAACTGCAATGACATCTTCAAACCGTTAGGAGACCAGACCGGTCATATAAAAACAGTTCTTACTAAAGGCATcgctggaattggaaaaacagtctctgtgcacaAGTTCATTCTGGATTGGGCCGAGGGAACAGCCAATCAGGACGTAGATTTCATATTCCTGCTTCCGTTTAGAGAGCTGAACTTGATTCGAGAGCATCGCTACAGTCTTCACAAACTTCTGCTGGACTTTCATCCTGAACTTCAAGATGCTGAAACAAGAAGATTTATGACAAAAGTCAAGTTGTGTTTATATTCGACGGGCTGGACGAAAGTCGACTTAACCTAG
- the LOC130437959 gene encoding NACHT, LRR and PYD domains-containing protein 3-like isoform X3 produces the protein MEERPERLSDSLSHTASVVASTGGIANVPQVVGCQVTGSVNINITTRVEASAVNSEQSQHADSFRVKLSERLKISLKKKFERIHEGLVKRGNQTLLNRIYTQLYITEGERDTVNTEHEVWQIDNVIKKQEDREKPINCNDIFKPLGDQTGHIKTVLTKGIAGIGKTVSVHKFILDWAEGTANQDVDFIFLLPFRELNLIREHRYSLHKLLLDFHPELQDAETRRFMTKVKLCLYSTGWTKVDLT, from the exons ATGGAGGAACGTCCAGAGCGTCTGAGTGATTCTCTGTCTCATACAGCTTCTGTGGTGGCCAGTACCGGTGGCATCGCTAACGTTCCTCAGGTGGTTGGGTGTCAGGTGACAGGATCAGTTAACATCAACATCACAACACGCGTGGAGGCGTCAG CAGTGAACAGCGAGCAGTCTCAACATGCAGATTCATTCAGAG tcAAACTCAGTGAAAGATTGAAAATCAGTTTGAAGAAGAAGTTTGAGAGAATACATGAAGGTCTTGTCAAAAGAGGAAACCAGACTCTCCTGAACAGAATCTACACACAACTTTATATTACAGAGGGAGAAAGAGACACGGTGAACACTGAACATGAGGTCTGGCAGATTGATAACGTCATAAAGAAACAAGAGGACAGAGAAAAACCCATCAACTGCAATGACATCTTCAAACCGTTAGGAGACCAGACCGGTCATATAAAAACAGTTCTTACTAAAGGCATcgctggaattggaaaaacagtctctgtgcacaAGTTCATTCTGGATTGGGCCGAGGGAACAGCCAATCAGGACGTAGATTTCATATTCCTGCTTCCGTTTAGAGAGCTGAACTTGATTCGAGAGCATCGCTACAGTCTTCACAAACTTCTGCTGGACTTTCATCCTGAACTTCAAGATGCTGAAACAAGAAGATTTATGACAAAAGTCAAGTTGTGTTTATATTCGACGGGCTGGACGAAAGTCGACTTAACCTAG